The genomic DNA CACACGCCGTGCACTCGGGGAGGACGTCCACCCGCTCCGCGACCAGTCCCGCGTCCCGGAGCGTGCGGCTCACGGCGAGCGAGAGATTCAACCGCACCTCGGCGCCCTCGCGATGGATCACCTCGGGCCCGAACCGGGCGGTGAAGCGCTCGCCCAGGTCCTCGGAGACGACATAACAGCAGCGCTGGATGCACGGCCCCACGGCCGCCAGGAGCCGATCGGCACGAGAGCCCCTCGCCACCAGGGCCTCCACCGCCCGAGCCACGATGCGCGCGTCCGTCCCCTTCCACCCGGAATGGATCGCCGCCACGCGCCGCCGGTCGGGATCCACCAGCAGCACTGGCACGCAGTCCGCCGTGCCCACGCCCACCCAGTGCCCGGGCCGCTCCGTCCAGACGCCGTCCGCCTCGCCCTCGGTGGGCCGCAGGCTGTCGCCCCCCCCCTCCTCCGCCTCCAGCACCCGATCTCCGTGCACCTGCTTGACCGTGTGCAGCGCGCCAAGTTCCACGCCCACCCGGGCCGCCAGCCGCCGGTGGTTCTCCTCCACCCGCTCGCGCGCGTCGCCCACGGCGAAGCCCAGGTTGAGCGAGGCATGAACCCCCTCGGACACGCCGCCCTCACGGGTCGTGAAACCGTGAGGCACGGGCAGGAGCGCGGAGCACAGGAAGGAGGGCGCGGGAGCGATCATGTCGAGCCCCCATCCGAGCACGTCTCGTGGCGCGGCACGCAACAACTCCTTCGCGCAAGTCGAGAATCCAGAATGAAGTCTGTTTGACAGTGTGCGTCAGCCACGCCGACAATCCACCAACACACAGCGGGGGGATGACGGCACGGAGCCGGGGCCCCCCTCCCCATCCGTATGGCATCCGGTTCTCGCACCGTCGGCAGAAAGCTCCTCTGGAGCATTGCCTTGCCTGGGTTGCTCGCGGCCCTGCTGGGTCTGGGGCACTTCTGGCGGGAAGCTCGGCTGGCGACCCGGGACGCCACGCACGACGAGGCCCTGGTCCTGGCGGAATTCCTCGGCGCGGCCTTCCGGCTGCCAACCCCCGCGGGAGCTCCCCCCCACTCGCCCGTCGCCGCGCTGCTGGGTGCCCCGTCCCGGTTGATCGACTCCACCGCCGAGCTGAACGTGCTGTCACCGGACGGCCACATCCGCTGGTCGCCCCGGCCCCGGGAGGTGGGCCAGCGGCACCCGGCGGCGGCGCTGCTGACCCAGCCCGGACCGCAATGGGCCCGTTCGGATGCGCACCAGACCGAGGTGCTGCGACCGCTCGGGGACACGAGCTGCGAGGGCTGTCACCCGGGCGCCGGGGAAAAACCGGTGGGCATGCTGCACCTGCGCGTGGCCGAGCCCCTGGTGCACCGCGAGCTGACCGATGCCCTGGGCGGAGCGCTGGTGGCGGTGCTCGTGCTGGGCATCATCCTCATCCTCGCCATCGGCGTCTCACTGCACTTCTTCCTCACGCGCCCCTTGCGCCGGCTCACGGCCGCCATGCGGCGCGCCGAGGAGGGCGACCTGCTGGTGCGCGCGGAGGCCGGGGGCACGGATGAACTGGCCCGGCTCGGCTCGGCCTTCAACGCCATGCTGGCGCGCCTCACCTCCATGAAGGTCGAGGAGATCGACACCCACCGCGACCTGCAAGTCACCAAGTCGAAGCTGTCCGCCAAGGAGGAGCTGGAGGAGCGCATGGCGGACCTGGCCCTGCTCTTCGACGTGGCCCACTCCCTCAACTCCACCCTCGAGCTGTCCGAGCTGCTCACGCGCATCACCCAGCTGGTGCCCGAGCGGCTGCACATCCCCGACTTCTCCATCATGCTCGTCAACGCCGATGGCCAACTGGAGGTCAAGAGCACCTTCCCGGCGGACCCGAAGCTGGAGGGAGTGGCGTTCCAGGTGGGCGAGGGGTGCTGTGGGCGCGCGGCGGCGACGCAGCGGGGCGTGTACGTGCCGGACGTGGCCGAGCCCTCGAGCGGCTTCACCCAACGTGGGCTGCGGCCCGAGCCAGACCAGGGCGCCATGCTCTGCGTGCCCATGGTGCACACGAACTCGGTCCTGGGGGTGCTCAACTTCCGGCGCCCCGAGGTGGCCAGCTTCGCTCCCGAGGAGCTGGAGCTGCTCACGGCGGTGGCGGATCAGGTCGCCACGGCGGTGAAGAACGCCCTGCTCCACACCGAGGCGGTGCGGCTCACCCTGACGGATCCGCTCACCGGCGTGCCCAACCGCCGCCACCTCTTCTCCCGGTTGGAGCTGGAAGTGGCGCGCTCGCAGCGCTTCGGCACGCCCATGTCCATCCTCATGGTGGACATCGATCACTTCAAGAAGCTCAACGACGCCGAGGGCCACCGCGCGGGCGACGAAGCCCTGCGCCGCGTGTGCGACACCCTGCGCGGACGCGTGCGCAAGGTGGACACGCTCGCGCGCTACGGCGGCGAGGAATTCATGCTGGTGCTGTCCAATGTGTCCAAGGAGGACGCGTTCGACGTGGCCGAGAAGCTGCGGCGCGCCGTGGCGGAGTCACCCCTGCTCGCCGCGCCCACCCAGCCCGGAGGCCACATCACCGTGTCCATCGGCGTGGCCACCCTGCCCACCGACGCGCCCGCCCAGGACACCGTGGTGGATTGCGCCGACGCCGCGCTCTACGCGAGCAAGCGCGGCGGCCGCAACCGCGTCACCTCCTACGCGCCCGGCATGGAAGTGCATCCCAACCGGGAACGGGGCCTCTCCAAGCCCCACGACCCGTCCGCCGCCCAAGTGGCCAAGGCCTGACGGCGGCCCGCGCTCAGGGAATGGGCAGGGCGCGCAGCATGCGTCCGTTCGGCAGCACCACGCGCAGCAGCACGGTGCTCCCGGAGGGCGCCTTGCGGATGAGCGCCGCCAGGGCCTCCGCGCTGGCCACCGGCTTGCGGTCCGCCTCCACCACCACCATGCCCGGCTCCAGCTCGGCGCGCTCCGCGGGAGAGCCCGGCTGCACCTCCGTGATCAACGCTCCCTGCGACGTCTTGAGCCCCATGCGCTGGGTGAGCCGCGGATCCACGTTGTTCAGGGACAGGCCCACCCGGGCCCTGGAGGACTGCTCGTCGGACTCCTCGCCGCGCCGCGGGCGCACGCCCCGGTTCTCGAGGTCCGGACGCGTGCCCAGCTGCACCTTCACCGCCTGCTTCTTCCCGTCGCGGAAGAGCTCCACCGTGGAGGTGCTGCCCGGCTTCTTGAGCGCCACCGAGCGAGTCAGCTCTCCACCCGAGCTCACCTTCTGCCCGTCGATGGCCACGATGACGTCGTCCGTCCTCACGCCCGCGCGACCCGCCGGGGAGTCGTCGTTCACCAGGTTGACGATGGCTCCGTCGTTGACGGGCAGCTTCAGCGCCTGAGCCAGCTCCGCGTTCAGATCCTGGATGCCGATGCCCAGCCAGGCACGCGTCACCGCGCCGTCCTTCTCCAACTGGGGCAGGAGCGCCTTCACCAGGTTGCTCGGCACCGAGAACCCGATGCCCGTGCCGCCGCCCACGATGGCGGTGTTGATGCCCACCACCTCGCCCTTGAGGTTGAAGAGCGGACCGCCCGAGTTGCCCGGGTTGATGGCGGCGTCCGTCTGCAGGAAGTCGTCATAAGGCCCCGCGTGGATGTTGCGCGCCCGCGCGGAGAGGATGCCGCTGCTCACGCTCGAGGCCAGACCGAACGGGTTGCCAATGGCCACCACCCAGTCGCCCACGCGCATCGCGTCCGAGTCTCCCAGCTTCACCGTGGGCAGCTTGTCCGCCTTCTTGAGCTGGATGAGGGCCACGTCGGTGAGCGGATCCCTGCCGACGATCTCCGCGGAGAAGGAACGCCCGTCATCCAGGCGCACGCGGATGGCCACCGCGCCCTCGACGACGTGGTTGTTGGTCAACACCAGGCCCTTGGGATCGATGATGAAGCCCGAGCCCGTGCCCTGGCGGATGGGCTGCTCGCGGCGCCGGCCACTCCAGGGATCCTCGCTCCCGAAGGAGGGATTCCGCATCCCCTCGTACTCCTCGGACGCGCCGCTCTTGGACTGGACGTCCACGTTGACGACGGCGCTCTTCACCGACTCGACCAACGGGGCGAGCGAGGGCAGGGCCTGCGCCTCCCGGGTAGCGGGTTGAAGCGTGCCGGACGCGGGAGGCGCCGCCGTCTGGGCGGGCGCCAACGCGGGCAGGACAACGATGAGGGCACCGGCAACGGCACCCCGCGGAAGGGTCATTCGCTTATTCATGTCTCTCCCGAGATAAGACGCAAAGACGCCAAGGCAAGGCGGGTATGTCACCTGCCCCGTGTGAGGTCAGAACAGGGAACGCGCCCGTCTCTTCCCGGGAAACCCACACCTCGGGTGCGGTTCCACGGTCAAAGCGGCCGGTAGACCCGGTAATCCATCTCCGGAAAGAGGTTGAGCGAGCCCTCGAGCCGGGCCAGCGACGCCTCGTCGATGCGGCCGTGGGTCACCTGCTCGTGCAGGCTCAGGAAGTGCTCCAGGTGCTCGCGCGTGCGGCGCACGGCGTACTCCACCATGGTGCCCGTCTTCATGATGAAGGCCCAATCCGAGGACTGCGCCACCAGGAGCTCCCGCGCGGCCTGGTTGAGCACCCGCCGCTGAAGCGTGGAGGGGTTGGGAAAATCCTTCGCCAGGGCCACCATCAATCGGGCGCAATGGTGGAGGTGGCGGTAGATCCAATCGTTGGCCCCCTCCAGCCACATGTGGGCGTAGCCGCCCGCCCCCCAGGAGGACAGGGGCGGCGTGGCCACCTGATTCTCCGGGAACGCCGCCAGGTCGTCCGAGGGCGTCACGAGTCGGAAGGTGTCCTGCTCCCGGGCCACCTTGCGCAGCAGCGCGTCGAGGAACCAGGGGCCCTCGAACCACCAGTGTCCGAAGAGCTCGGCATCATAGGGGGCCACCACCACGGGCTGGCGGCCATGCACCTTGCCCGCGAGCCACTCGAGCTGCCGCTGGCGGTTGAAGAGGAAGTTGCCCGCGTGGACGGCTGCCCGCTCGCGCGCGACGTCCGGTGCGTAGGGCTGCTTGTCCTGGGTCTTGCCCGTGATCCGGTAGTACTTGAAGCCCGTGTTCTTCCGCCCCCCCGTGGGCTGCACGAAGGGCCGGACCTGATCCAGCTCCAGATCCCAGCCGATGTCCCGGTAGAACTCGCGGTAGACGGGGTCGCCCGGATAGCCCCGCTCGGCGCTCCACACCTGCTGGCTGCTCTCCGGATCCCTCGCGTACGCGGCCACGCCCGCCTCGGTGTAGACGGGCGCGAACGGACCATGCAACGGCCGGGGCGTGGCGTCCGTGAGGCCATGGGTGTCCACGAAGAAGTAGCGGATGTGCTCGGCGGCGAGGAACTTCTCCACGCCGGGGAAGTAGCCGCACTCGGGCAGCCAGATGCCGGGCGCGTTCCGGCCGAAGGTGAGCCGGTAGTGGTTGGCGGCCACGGAAATCTGCGCGCGCACCGCCTCGGGCGTCTGCTGCATCAGCGGCAGGAAGCCGTGCGTGGCCCCACACGTGATGATCTCCAGGAAGCCCGCGTTCTGCAGCGAGCGGAAGGCGCCCACCAGATCGCGCTTGTAGCGCCCGTGGAAGGCGGTGCGCAGGGACTCGAAGTGGTCCCGGTGGAAGCGGGCGATGGGCGCGAAGATGGGATCGTTCCGGGTGCGGTGCACCTCGCGCGCGCCCAGCTCGCACAGCGCATCGAGCCGGCGCGCGTAGCGGCCCATGAGCAGCTCGTCGCCGAGCATCGTGACGAGCGTGGGCGTGAGCGTGAGCGTCAGCCGGAAAGGGATCTCCTCCTCGGCCAGCCGGTCGAACATGAGCAACAGCGGCAGGTACGTCTCGGAGATGGCCTCGTAGAGCCAGTCCTCCTCCAGGAAATCCTCGTACTCGGGATGCCGGACGAACGGCAGGTGGGCGTGCAGGACGAGCGCGAGCGAGCCGATGGTCATGTCGTCTCCCTCATCGAACCGGAGACGAAGGCAGGTCCGGACGCCCCAGGGCGCCCTGCTCGGAAGCCCCCGCCGGACCATACGACCCCACCCATTGTTCCGAAGAGCCCGCGGGCCCCGAGGACCCCACGGCTCCGTACCACCACACCCATTGCCCCTCCCCTTGTCCCGCGCTGCCCGCGCCTGGACCTTGCTCGGAGGATCCCGCGGGACCAGCCGCTCCGCTCCACCCGCTTCCGATTTCCCCCTGCCCCGGACCCTGCTCGGAGGAGCCCACGGGCCCGGAGGACCAGTACCAATGACCCTCCGCCCCCGGCACCTGCTCGGAGGAACCCGCCCGACCGATGGACCCGAGCCACTGTCCCGCGTCTCCACCCTGTCCCAGGGCACCAGGAGCCTGCTCCGAGGAGCCCACGGGCCCGGAGGAGCCGAACCACGGCCGCCCTTCGGGGGCGGCGATGGCCGGAGCCCGCTCCGAGGACCCCTCCATACGGGGAGCGTGCAGGTACTCCGGCGAAGGGGCTCCCCCTTCCGGGGCGGTCCCCGGTTCGTCACGGGTAGGCTGGCGCCGAGCCATGACCTGGGCCTCCACGCTGCCCGGCAGGGTCACGCGCCGCCAGGTGATGTACGCGCGCTCCTCGACGGGCCCCACGCGGAGGGAGGGGGTGGCGGACTTCTGCTCCGGGGACGGCCTTTGGGCCGTGAGGGGCGGCACGCGGAGGAACCGCACCGAGGTGTCCGGAGAAGGCCCCGAGGGAGGGAGGAAGACCCGGTTGGACGAGGGGCCGATGCGGCGCGAGCCCCCTTTCCGGCCGACGAAGTGGACCTCGACCCGGTAGGGCTGGGCCGCCGGAAGGCCATGCAGGTAGTAGCCACGCGACTCGAGCGAGATGTCGATCGTGCTCAGCACGCGGCCCTGATCATTGAAGAGACGCAGCACGGCGCTCGGGGACTCCAGCCCGGCCAGGGCGCGTTGGCGGCTGGCGGCACTGAAGTCCCAGAGGACGAAGAGC from Melittangium boletus DSM 14713 includes the following:
- a CDS encoding trypsin-like peptidase domain-containing protein; translated protein: MNKRMTLPRGAVAGALIVVLPALAPAQTAAPPASGTLQPATREAQALPSLAPLVESVKSAVVNVDVQSKSGASEEYEGMRNPSFGSEDPWSGRRREQPIRQGTGSGFIIDPKGLVLTNNHVVEGAVAIRVRLDDGRSFSAEIVGRDPLTDVALIQLKKADKLPTVKLGDSDAMRVGDWVVAIGNPFGLASSVSSGILSARARNIHAGPYDDFLQTDAAINPGNSGGPLFNLKGEVVGINTAIVGGGTGIGFSVPSNLVKALLPQLEKDGAVTRAWLGIGIQDLNAELAQALKLPVNDGAIVNLVNDDSPAGRAGVRTDDVIVAIDGQKVSSGGELTRSVALKKPGSTSTVELFRDGKKQAVKVQLGTRPDLENRGVRPRRGEESDEQSSRARVGLSLNNVDPRLTQRMGLKTSQGALITEVQPGSPAERAELEPGMVVVEADRKPVASAEALAALIRKAPSGSTVLLRVVLPNGRMLRALPIP
- the pgeF gene encoding peptidoglycan editing factor PgeF, with amino-acid sequence MIAPAPSFLCSALLPVPHGFTTREGGVSEGVHASLNLGFAVGDARERVEENHRRLAARVGVELGALHTVKQVHGDRVLEAEEGGGDSLRPTEGEADGVWTERPGHWVGVGTADCVPVLLVDPDRRRVAAIHSGWKGTDARIVARAVEALVARGSRADRLLAAVGPCIQRCCYVVSEDLGERFTARFGPEVIHREGAEVRLNLSLAVSRTLRDAGLVAERVDVLPECTACDAHRFFSHRRDAGRTGRHLNFVVNRF
- a CDS encoding glycoside hydrolase family 57 protein, whose protein sequence is MTIGSLALVLHAHLPFVRHPEYEDFLEEDWLYEAISETYLPLLLMFDRLAEEEIPFRLTLTLTPTLVTMLGDELLMGRYARRLDALCELGAREVHRTRNDPIFAPIARFHRDHFESLRTAFHGRYKRDLVGAFRSLQNAGFLEIITCGATHGFLPLMQQTPEAVRAQISVAANHYRLTFGRNAPGIWLPECGYFPGVEKFLAAEHIRYFFVDTHGLTDATPRPLHGPFAPVYTEAGVAAYARDPESSQQVWSAERGYPGDPVYREFYRDIGWDLELDQVRPFVQPTGGRKNTGFKYYRITGKTQDKQPYAPDVARERAAVHAGNFLFNRQRQLEWLAGKVHGRQPVVVAPYDAELFGHWWFEGPWFLDALLRKVAREQDTFRLVTPSDDLAAFPENQVATPPLSSWGAGGYAHMWLEGANDWIYRHLHHCARLMVALAKDFPNPSTLQRRVLNQAARELLVAQSSDWAFIMKTGTMVEYAVRRTREHLEHFLSLHEQVTHGRIDEASLARLEGSLNLFPEMDYRVYRPL
- a CDS encoding DUF4912 domain-containing protein translates to MADLKSVMVEHLRQLAHTHLERGKGRPGLLGAIVRGVSGLVRRMGLGPPEAPVAASSSDKPEDKGPPATPRRPLPGDDDEKTPVYVPPQPARVVTFPPKPKPHRPSPDEEVTLFGPQAPPASPEVTPTEPSAAEPLVEGFFVARIAGEEEASRHHLTGNSGSPPPGAGHPDSLGGLPREYGDDTLLLLPRDPHTLFVLWDFSAASRQRALAGLESPSAVLRLFNDQGRVLSTIDISLESRGYYLHGLPAAQPYRVEVHFVGRKGGSRRIGPSSNRVFLPPSGPSPDTSVRFLRVPPLTAQRPSPEQKSATPSLRVGPVEERAYITWRRVTLPGSVEAQVMARRQPTRDEPGTAPEGGAPSPEYLHAPRMEGSSERAPAIAAPEGRPWFGSSGPVGSSEQAPGALGQGGDAGQWLGSIGRAGSSEQVPGAEGHWYWSSGPVGSSEQGPGQGEIGSGWSGAAGPAGSSEQGPGAGSAGQGEGQWVWWYGAVGSSGPAGSSEQWVGSYGPAGASEQGALGRPDLPSSPVR
- a CDS encoding GGDEF domain-containing protein, which translates into the protein MASGSRTVGRKLLWSIALPGLLAALLGLGHFWREARLATRDATHDEALVLAEFLGAAFRLPTPAGAPPHSPVAALLGAPSRLIDSTAELNVLSPDGHIRWSPRPREVGQRHPAAALLTQPGPQWARSDAHQTEVLRPLGDTSCEGCHPGAGEKPVGMLHLRVAEPLVHRELTDALGGALVAVLVLGIILILAIGVSLHFFLTRPLRRLTAAMRRAEEGDLLVRAEAGGTDELARLGSAFNAMLARLTSMKVEEIDTHRDLQVTKSKLSAKEELEERMADLALLFDVAHSLNSTLELSELLTRITQLVPERLHIPDFSIMLVNADGQLEVKSTFPADPKLEGVAFQVGEGCCGRAAATQRGVYVPDVAEPSSGFTQRGLRPEPDQGAMLCVPMVHTNSVLGVLNFRRPEVASFAPEELELLTAVADQVATAVKNALLHTEAVRLTLTDPLTGVPNRRHLFSRLELEVARSQRFGTPMSILMVDIDHFKKLNDAEGHRAGDEALRRVCDTLRGRVRKVDTLARYGGEEFMLVLSNVSKEDAFDVAEKLRRAVAESPLLAAPTQPGGHITVSIGVATLPTDAPAQDTVVDCADAALYASKRGGRNRVTSYAPGMEVHPNRERGLSKPHDPSAAQVAKA